The Fulvia fulva chromosome 1, complete sequence region GGAGTGCCACCATGTCCAGCTCCGGCACTGGCCATGTGAGGTACTTGAGACAAGTACATTGGGAAACTTTCCCGCATTCCTGGGAAACGCATGAATGGTCCCTCAATTCCAAGCTCCTGCATAGTCACCATCATGGCGCAAATGAACTTGTTCCTGCGAGCCAGACGCAAACCCTCGTTTTGCCAATTGGACTTGTAGAAGAAGACGACGTTGAGGTTCATCGAGTGCACCTCGACAATATCTCTCAATTCGGTCAGGATATTGCCCTGATACTCCCGCTTCTCAGATTTGACGAATTCGAGTAGCTTGGTTCGAAGACCATCAATTTGCTCCAACGTGGTCCCGAACTTGATGGTAATGCTCACAGCCTCCGCCAATCCTCCAGATCTGCGTTGATTGAGAATGAACAATGTGTTAAGATAGCTGTTTGGCGCCTGGACAATGTGACCTTCCATCTTCTTGAACTCCGTGTAAAGCAAGCTTATTTCCTTCACAAAGTAATCGTCTCCTCGGAGAAGCGACCCTGTATTTCCGTAAATACCTACGCGATCGCCGACATCGAAGGGGTGCTTGACGAAGACGAAGATCACGGACTGCAGGAATTCCTGTGCAGTTGCGCTGAAGAGCCAGGACAGAGCCAGGACAGCAGAGCCAGCAGAAGTGAGCACACCAGCAGCAGATGTTGAGATGAGGGAGATGAACACCAGAATGACGACCACGGCCACGATGAACATGAAGACATCGTCCAGCTTCGCAACAACGGAGTCCAGGTCCTTTAATGAAGCGGTGATCGACTTTCGTTCGCGGCCAATCTCGACACAGACAGCCTCCAACTCCTCCATAGAGATGTCGCCGTTCATATCCTTGTCGAACATAGTAAACGCGGCATTGGCTTCATCGTCGTTCTCGAATGCGGGTCGAAGGTCGTCAGAAATGACAGTCTCGGTCTCTTCTTGTGCGAAAGTGCGATACAACCGTCGAGCAAGAACTTGAGACCCGCTGTTCGAGCTCAGGAGCGTCAGCACAACCTGTGTAGGATGCGTACTCTTGACTACGTCTTTTCCCGTGAAGTCTCCCGCCACTTTCCCTGCGACATCGCCAAATCGCTTGACACCCTGCTTCCCAATCTTGGCAGCCTCCGTAAGGACTTGACCAGGAGTTCGCGCGCCGGACCCTAGCTGTTCCGGCTGTTGTTCAAACTCCGAATCTTCCATTGCAATCTTGGCCTTGGAGAAGGTGTAGAGCTTCGTCAACGATGCAATCTGGAACTTATTGATCTCGATCCTGTCGGCGTAAGTCCTCAAGTGAAAGCTGATTGCTATCAATTGAATGATGATCTTCTCGACGAAATTGAGCACGGCGCCAACAAAGATTGAAACCAGTACTTTGTTCATAGTGCCCATCCAAGACGCTGTGTGACCTTTGGGGAAATCTCTCTGATGGTTGGTCATGGTGGGAAGGAATGAGATTTCAATGGCCAGCCACCAGAAGAATAGCGTTGCTGGCAATTCCAACTGTTTGCCCATGTCTCGCCACTTCTTGCTGTTGTTCGTGAAGAAACTGGACACCAACCCAATCGGCACCGGGAGAGATTTAGCGAGGATACGTCCGGCCCAGAGCGAAAGCCAGACAATCTCGAGCCAGATCATGAACCAGACCAGAAAGACACCTCCTACCACCACGCGGTCGAATTTGAGTGCGCCGACTAGCAACGGTATGAGCAAGATGAGCGCCAGTGGGGCGATATAAGTTGCCCATCGAATGAACACATTCGACTTGTGGACTTTCTTGAGGAATTTGCCGAATCCAGACGCTGGGCTTTCCACGGGCTTATAGACTTTGTTCTTCTCATGCACAGGATTGGTCGCAATATCGAATTCGTCGAGATGGTCGTCTCGCTTGCGTGATCTCGATCGATAGTTGCCATCTTCGTCCCTGCTCCTTTCTCTGGACAGCCCATCTTCCTCTTCTATGCGTGATACTTGTCTTTCAATCTTGAGCAATGCCAGATCGTCATCCAAACGATGAGCTTGCTCACGATTGATCGATGGCGAGTTGATCTTTCGTAGTGGGTCGCCAGGTTCGTATTCGGTCTGCACTGTAAGATGACTCCCAGCTCGCGGTCGTGTGGCAGGGTGAACAGTCTCCGTCTCGTAGTCGTGAGACCGACGGGTCTGGTGCTCATCGCTTTCGCCGACCATGGTTCCCTCCTCGTCAGAAGACTTGTCATGGCTTCCATGTCGATGTGCATTATGATTAACGTTGTATGAGGGCAGGGATGGCCTATCCAGACTTCCTCGTGTTTCGCCGGGATTGCTCATGTTGTATGACGGTTGAACGAGTGTCGGCTCCGGCCTTTCGTCCACTGGTGTGGTCATGTTGAATAGATGCAGCGTTCCCAGCAAACGAGGGGACTGGAAAGCTGTGGAAAGGATTTAGAAATGCTCAAAATGCTTCGAGGCGCGCCGTGCAACAAAGACTCCCAGCACTTGGTCGTCCT contains the following coding sequences:
- a CDS encoding Mechanosensitive ion channel protein Msy1, yielding MTTPVDERPEPTLVQPSYNMSNPGETRGSLDRPSLPSYNVNHNAHRHGSHDKSSDEEGTMVGESDEHQTRRSHDYETETVHPATRPRAGSHLTVQTEYEPGDPLRKINSPSINREQAHRLDDDLALLKIERQVSRIEEEDGLSRERSRDEDGNYRSRSRKRDDHLDEFDIATNPVHEKNKVYKPVESPASGFGKFLKKVHKSNVFIRWATYIAPLALILLIPLLVGALKFDRVVVGGVFLVWFMIWLEIVWLSLWAGRILAKSLPVPIGLVSSFFTNNSKKWRDMGKQLELPATLFFWWLAIEISFLPTMTNHQRDFPKGHTASWMGTMNKVLVSIFVGAVLNFVEKIIIQLIAISFHLRTYADRIEINKFQIASLTKLYTFSKAKIAMEDSEFEQQPEQLGSGARTPGQVLTEAAKIGKQGVKRFGDVAGKVAGDFTGKDVVKSTHPTQVVLTLLSSNSGSQVLARRLYRTFAQEETETVISDDLRPAFENDDEANAAFTMFDKDMNGDISMEELEAVCVEIGRERKSITASLKDLDSVVAKLDDVFMFIVAVVVILVFISLISTSAAGVLTSAGSAVLALSWLFSATAQEFLQSVIFVFVKHPFDVGDRVGIYGNTGSLLRGDDYFVKEISLLYTEFKKMEGHIVQAPNSYLNTLFILNQRRSGGLAEAVSITIKFGTTLEQIDGLRTKLLEFVKSEKREYQGNILTELRDIVEVHSMNLNVVFFYKSNWQNEGLRLARRNKFICAMMVTMQELGIEGPFMRFPGMRESFPMYLSQVPHMASAGAGHGGTPDHPMGMAQNEATQDPPFVAPEEGREEPMGSQMPPQSRFRSGSIMKGGRPRGESLAQMTKRVDFSLGMSEQAYGDMSGDVYEDRDPNRARMEIIEASQQRERSRASMERDRARASVDAPRTAHSTGRDHFLAPGNLARRATTDTSRGRTSGSIHRNRFFGRNNAGAESAMENGMADIPEEQSRTGGNLPNRIDPRSGMVSPAAFRLNTNESNIRPSGPPTLPSQVSGSGALGDVTDVPAGHRPMGRSQTEDFEMRRINH